A region of Petrotoga mexicana DSM 14811 DNA encodes the following proteins:
- a CDS encoding ABC transporter ATP-binding protein yields the protein MITFNNVRFTYGNGFFLKIDDLKIIKGDIISIIGPNGAGKSTLIKILSGILRNYKGEIILNHSELKNYSYKELSKKVAVVPQEFNTSFDYDLESIVSTSRIPFSKRISFFESEQDKRIIDKALQAVGLTNYKNKPFSSMSGGEKQKVMIARAIAQQTPILLLDEFSSHLDPGYTQSLLKIVKEMVTKERKTVLAVFHDVNNAALFSDKIIVMKNGSVKYSGTPAEVLNESVMNEIFEMDAYIIKHPIKKVPQILFK from the coding sequence AAAAGGAGATATTATTTCTATAATTGGCCCAAATGGAGCAGGTAAAAGTACTCTTATCAAGATTCTTTCAGGAATTCTAAGAAATTACAAAGGAGAAATAATACTAAACCATAGTGAATTAAAGAATTATTCTTACAAAGAGCTATCAAAAAAGGTAGCAGTTGTACCGCAAGAATTCAACACTTCTTTCGATTACGATTTGGAAAGTATCGTTTCAACGTCAAGAATACCTTTCTCAAAGAGAATAAGCTTTTTTGAATCCGAACAGGACAAAAGGATTATCGATAAAGCCCTTCAAGCTGTTGGACTAACAAATTATAAGAACAAGCCCTTTTCATCTATGTCGGGAGGAGAAAAGCAAAAAGTTATGATAGCTCGAGCAATTGCCCAACAAACTCCCATATTACTTTTAGATGAATTCTCCTCGCATTTAGATCCCGGTTACACTCAAAGTCTCTTAAAAATTGTTAAGGAAATGGTCACCAAAGAAAGGAAAACAGTTCTAGCAGTATTTCATGATGTGAACAACGCGGCATTATTCTCGGATAAAATAATAGTTATGAAGAATGGATCTGTTAAATATTCGGGTACACCAGCAGAGGTATTAAATGAATCTGTCATGAATGAAATCTTTGAAATGGATGCTTATATTATAAAACATCCAATAAAAAAAGTCCCTCAAATTTTATTCAAATAA